Proteins co-encoded in one Meiothermus sp. genomic window:
- a CDS encoding Gfo/Idh/MocA family protein codes for MRIGIVGAGWWAGFAHLPAFKEAGAQIAGIYSRTPAHAQKLASAHGTQAFERYEDLLQHCDAVAISTTDDTHAPLGLMALQAGKHLFMDKPLARTLAEAQALVEAARQQGRIGLTAFTSRGDLAAETAQALVRAGEIGEVLYLRGSFHGGYMGDPAGPTTWRAKAETGGAGGAVADLGAHLFDLVRMVTGLEFTQVMAQARIHLQRPDPVTNYDEGAVLARLGGATGAFSLSRVHIGADQRLELEIQGSKGALKLSPALWGQGKSAQLWLAPRPGFYRPVPPDPGFLRGRNPETTWGHFQFTELARRFLEGIAQNRLPTPSLEDGLATQRVIEAAVVSSQQNAWVSV; via the coding sequence ATGCGAATCGGAATCGTAGGTGCAGGCTGGTGGGCCGGGTTTGCCCACCTGCCCGCTTTCAAGGAGGCCGGGGCCCAGATCGCCGGCATTTACAGCCGCACCCCGGCCCATGCGCAAAAACTGGCCAGCGCCCACGGAACCCAGGCCTTCGAGCGGTACGAAGACCTGCTGCAACACTGCGACGCCGTGGCCATCTCCACCACCGACGACACCCACGCCCCCCTGGGCCTGATGGCCCTGCAGGCCGGCAAGCACCTCTTCATGGACAAGCCCCTGGCCCGCACCCTGGCCGAAGCCCAGGCCCTGGTCGAGGCCGCCCGGCAGCAAGGGCGCATCGGCCTGACCGCCTTCACCAGCCGGGGCGACCTGGCCGCCGAGACCGCCCAGGCCCTGGTGCGCGCGGGCGAGATTGGGGAGGTGCTCTACCTGCGGGGCTCCTTCCATGGCGGCTACATGGGCGACCCGGCCGGCCCCACCACCTGGCGGGCCAAAGCCGAGACCGGCGGGGCCGGGGGTGCGGTGGCCGACCTGGGGGCCCACCTTTTCGACCTGGTGCGCATGGTCACGGGCCTCGAGTTCACCCAGGTGATGGCCCAGGCCCGGATTCACCTGCAGCGGCCCGACCCGGTCACCAACTACGACGAAGGCGCGGTGCTGGCCCGGCTGGGCGGCGCAACCGGGGCTTTCTCGCTCTCGAGGGTGCACATCGGCGCCGACCAGCGGCTCGAGCTGGAAATTCAGGGCAGCAAAGGTGCCCTCAAGCTCTCCCCGGCCCTGTGGGGCCAGGGCAAAAGCGCACAGCTCTGGCTGGCCCCGCGCCCCGGCTTTTACCGGCCCGTCCCCCCCGACCCGGGCTTCCTGCGGGGGCGCAACCCCGAGACCACCTGGGGGCATTTCCAGTTCACCGAGCTGGCCCGGCGCTTCCTCGAGGGCATCGCCCAGAACCGCCTGCCCACCCCGAGCCTCGAGGACGGCCTCGCCACCCAGCGGGTCATCGAGGCCGCGGTCGTAAGCAGCCAGCAAAACGCCTGGGTCTCGGTCTAG
- a CDS encoding glutamine--tRNA ligase/YqeY domain fusion protein, with product MSTSTPKPRLVSPNFITEIIDEDLKAGRYKKIVTRFPPEPNGYAHLGHAIASYIDFGIAHDYGGECRLRMDDTNPEAEKAEYAEALIADMRWLGWDWGPRVRYASDYFELLYQMAERLIQKGLAYVDSVSPEEMARLRGTVDQPGTPSPYRERSVEENLDLFRRMRAGEFPNGAHVLRAKIDLASPNMKLRDPVLYRIVHAEHYRTGQKWCIYPSYDFAQATTDALDGVTHSLCSLEFVDNRAIYDWLMDHLWGEPPLDQTPRPHQYEFGRRSLEYTVVSKRKLRKLVEGGYVRGWDDPRMPTLAGQRRRGVRPEAIRRFAGQVGISRTNRTVDIALLEGAIRDDLNTTAPRVMAVLRPLKVVLTNLSEPRTVTLPYWPHDVIRESPDGLVPLPDGRRVKPEQAVRPVTLTRELYIEQDDFALNPPKGFKRLTPGGTVRLKMAGVIRCDGYQTDAQGRVTELHCTLLPEEARAAGVIHWVSASEAVPAEFRLYDRLFTVPHPEAEARELEDEETPDDHDFLRFVNPKSLEVVQGYIEPSVLADPKETRYQLERNGYFWQDPLDSRPGALVFNRIVTLKDTWARTAQESEPEARRAAPKAKTNEGSIKTQGAPSEPPLTPEQQAQLEHFLAQGIHEAEARVLAREPRLAEFLMQAAQKAPMALLANWVVNDLGAALRSGQAKITPAGLAGLVRLLEAGEISTRIAKDVLAEALQTGQDPAAIVREKGLKQVSDAGALEPIVERILAEHPDKVAAYRAGKTGLLGFFVGQVMRETQGQANPQRVQELVRQKLG from the coding sequence ATGAGCACCTCAACGCCCAAACCCCGTCTGGTAAGTCCCAACTTCATCACCGAGATCATTGATGAAGACCTGAAGGCCGGTCGTTACAAAAAGATCGTGACCCGCTTCCCCCCCGAGCCCAACGGCTACGCCCACCTGGGGCACGCCATCGCCAGCTACATAGACTTTGGCATCGCCCACGACTACGGCGGGGAGTGCCGGCTGCGCATGGACGACACCAACCCCGAGGCCGAGAAAGCCGAGTACGCCGAAGCTCTGATTGCCGATATGCGCTGGCTGGGCTGGGACTGGGGGCCCAGGGTTCGCTACGCCTCCGACTACTTCGAGCTTTTGTACCAGATGGCCGAGCGCCTCATCCAGAAGGGCCTGGCCTACGTGGACAGCGTCTCGCCCGAGGAGATGGCCCGGCTGCGCGGCACAGTGGACCAGCCCGGCACCCCCAGCCCCTACCGCGAGCGCAGCGTGGAAGAAAACCTGGATCTGTTCCGGCGCATGCGGGCCGGGGAGTTCCCCAATGGCGCCCACGTGCTGCGGGCCAAAATTGACCTTGCAAGCCCCAACATGAAGCTGCGCGACCCGGTGCTCTACCGCATCGTGCACGCCGAGCACTACCGCACCGGCCAAAAGTGGTGCATCTACCCCTCCTACGACTTCGCCCAGGCCACCACCGACGCCCTGGACGGGGTCACGCACAGCCTGTGCAGCCTCGAGTTCGTGGACAACCGGGCCATCTACGACTGGCTGATGGATCATCTATGGGGCGAACCCCCCCTCGACCAGACCCCCCGCCCCCACCAGTACGAGTTTGGCCGCCGGAGCCTGGAGTACACCGTGGTCTCCAAGCGCAAACTTCGCAAGCTGGTGGAAGGGGGCTATGTGCGGGGCTGGGACGACCCCCGCATGCCCACCCTGGCCGGCCAGCGGCGCCGGGGGGTGCGGCCCGAGGCCATCCGCCGGTTTGCGGGCCAGGTCGGCATCTCGCGCACCAACCGCACGGTGGACATCGCCCTGCTGGAAGGGGCCATCCGCGACGACCTGAACACCACCGCCCCCCGGGTAATGGCGGTGCTGCGACCCCTCAAGGTGGTGCTCACCAACCTCAGCGAACCCCGAACCGTGACCCTCCCCTACTGGCCCCACGACGTAATCCGGGAGTCCCCCGACGGCCTGGTGCCCCTGCCCGATGGGCGGCGGGTAAAGCCCGAGCAGGCGGTGCGCCCGGTGACCCTTACCCGCGAACTCTACATCGAGCAGGACGACTTCGCCCTGAACCCGCCCAAAGGCTTCAAGCGGCTGACCCCGGGCGGCACCGTGCGCCTGAAAATGGCCGGGGTGATCCGCTGCGATGGCTACCAAACCGACGCCCAGGGCCGGGTGACCGAGCTCCACTGCACCCTGCTGCCCGAGGAGGCCCGGGCCGCCGGGGTGATTCACTGGGTGAGCGCCAGCGAGGCCGTGCCCGCCGAGTTTCGCCTTTATGACCGGCTTTTTACCGTACCCCACCCCGAGGCCGAGGCCAGGGAGCTGGAAGATGAGGAGACCCCCGACGACCACGACTTCCTCCGCTTTGTGAATCCCAAGAGCCTCGAGGTCGTGCAGGGCTACATCGAGCCCAGCGTGCTGGCCGACCCCAAGGAAACCCGCTACCAGCTCGAGCGCAACGGTTACTTCTGGCAAGACCCCCTCGACTCCCGGCCCGGGGCGCTGGTCTTCAACCGTATCGTGACGCTCAAGGACACCTGGGCGCGCACCGCCCAGGAAAGCGAGCCGGAGGCCCGGCGCGCCGCTCCCAAAGCTAAAACTAACGAAGGCTCAATCAAAACCCAGGGGGCCCCGTCCGAACCCCCGCTCACCCCCGAGCAGCAGGCCCAGCTCGAGCACTTTTTAGCCCAGGGCATCCACGAAGCCGAGGCCCGGGTGCTGGCCCGCGAGCCCCGGCTGGCCGAGTTTCTCATGCAGGCCGCGCAAAAAGCCCCCATGGCCCTGCTCGCCAACTGGGTCGTCAACGACCTGGGCGCCGCCCTCCGCTCCGGCCAAGCCAAAATTACGCCCGCCGGGCTGGCCGGGCTGGTGCGGCTTCTGGAGGCCGGGGAGATCAGCACCCGCATCGCCAAAGATGTGCTGGCCGAGGCTCTGCAAACCGGCCAGGATCCCGCAGCAATCGTGCGCGAGAAGGGCTTGAAGCAGGTCAGCGACGCGGGGGCCCTCGAGCCCATCGTAGAGCGCATCCTGGCCGAGCACCCCGACAAAGTAGCGGCCTACCGCGCCGGCAAAACCGGTCTGCTGGGCTTCTTTGTGGGCCAGGTCATGCGCGAAACCCAGGGGCAGGCCAACCCACAACGGGTGCAGGAGCTGGTAAGGCAGAAGCTGGGCTAG